One window of Neptuniibacter halophilus genomic DNA carries:
- a CDS encoding LysR family transcriptional regulator has protein sequence MIQWDGITEFVAVAETSSFTQAARQLGISTAQVSRQISALEDRLATKLFYRTTRKVSITEAGDLYYQHCRQLVDGLEEAERAVTQYQSAPRGRLRLTAPTTFGESRIAPLINEFSVNYPAVEIEIHFTNQKLDLVDSGYDLAIRLGRLEDSSLMAKRLSSRRLYVCASPHYLATRGEPHLLEELDQHNCLQGTLEFWRFQQHGMERNVKIKGSLRYNSGQALTDAALKGIGLVQLPDYYVQPYLDSRELIAVLANYQPSDEGIWALFPNNRFVSPKVRMLIDHLAARLAETP, from the coding sequence ATGATTCAATGGGATGGAATAACTGAGTTTGTTGCCGTTGCAGAAACCAGCAGTTTCACCCAGGCTGCCCGTCAACTTGGGATCTCGACTGCACAGGTCAGCCGCCAGATCAGCGCGCTGGAAGATCGCCTTGCCACCAAACTGTTTTATCGAACCACCCGCAAAGTATCGATCACAGAAGCCGGCGACCTTTATTACCAGCATTGCCGGCAACTGGTCGATGGGCTGGAGGAAGCTGAGCGGGCCGTCACCCAGTACCAGAGCGCCCCCCGGGGTCGGCTGCGGCTGACCGCTCCCACTACCTTCGGCGAAAGCCGGATAGCCCCGCTGATAAACGAATTTTCGGTCAATTATCCGGCGGTCGAGATAGAGATCCATTTCACCAATCAGAAACTCGATCTGGTGGATTCCGGTTATGATCTGGCTATTCGTCTGGGCCGGCTGGAGGATTCCAGTCTGATGGCCAAACGTCTCTCTTCACGCCGGCTTTATGTCTGTGCCAGCCCGCATTATCTGGCAACCCGCGGTGAACCCCACCTGCTCGAAGAGCTGGATCAGCACAACTGTCTGCAGGGGACACTTGAGTTCTGGCGTTTTCAGCAACATGGGATGGAACGTAACGTCAAGATTAAAGGAAGCCTGCGCTATAACAGCGGACAGGCATTGACGGACGCCGCTTTAAAAGGAATTGGGTTGGTTCAGTTGCCTGATTACTACGTACAGCCCTACCTCGATAGCCGGGAGCTGATCGCCGTACTGGCTAATTACCAACCCTCAGATGAAGGCATCTGGGCGTTGTTTCCCAACAACC